A genomic window from Algoriphagus sp. Y33 includes:
- a CDS encoding cytosine permease has protein sequence MSSTQNLKQRLEAVNEYERTPIPKNKLKGWKSFIGTYAGEHTAGTEFVLGPLFVAHGASAGDLVSGLLLGNILAILSWAFFTGKVAVKTRTTLYYQLEKIAGNRFTLVYNLVNAALFCFLAGSMIAVSATAVGIPFNLQMPSLTDVYPNSVGWIITVFGIGAITTVVAMFGFNVISKFANIAAPWMIMVFIAAAVGVLPRLGINSFSEFWPVAESTIWTGIPLEGQSKFTFWHILFFAWFCNMGMHIGMADMSILRYAKKWTYGFSTTGGVFLGHFIAWMASGILYSLFLLESQGSLVFAPGPIAYEAAGIAGAVCVVIAGWTTANPTLYRAGLAIQSINPKWKTWKVTLFVGLVTTIAACFPALVMQLLEFVALYGLILMPLGAVIFLDVFVFPKMGLASNYAELTKSHFNPAVGITWAISLVFCLGLNIWGGIEIFFLGLPGWFVAVFVYLLASKAIQKKVISVSPTLPLTY, from the coding sequence ATGTCATCAACCCAAAACCTAAAACAGCGGCTCGAAGCTGTCAATGAATACGAGCGGACTCCAATTCCCAAGAACAAACTTAAAGGCTGGAAAAGCTTTATAGGCACCTACGCCGGCGAACATACTGCAGGAACTGAGTTTGTGCTTGGGCCTCTTTTCGTAGCACACGGTGCATCCGCCGGAGATTTGGTAAGTGGCTTGCTCTTAGGAAATATTCTAGCCATCCTCAGCTGGGCATTTTTCACAGGAAAAGTAGCCGTAAAGACCCGTACCACGCTTTATTACCAACTAGAAAAAATCGCAGGCAATCGATTTACGCTGGTCTATAACTTAGTAAACGCCGCGTTATTCTGCTTCTTGGCTGGCTCTATGATCGCAGTATCCGCTACAGCTGTTGGCATACCTTTTAATCTTCAAATGCCTTCCTTGACCGACGTTTATCCAAACAGTGTGGGATGGATTATCACCGTTTTCGGAATCGGTGCTATCACTACTGTTGTGGCAATGTTTGGCTTCAATGTGATCTCAAAATTCGCCAATATCGCAGCGCCATGGATGATTATGGTCTTTATAGCTGCTGCGGTGGGCGTATTGCCGAGATTGGGAATCAACTCATTTTCTGAATTTTGGCCGGTAGCAGAAAGCACTATTTGGACTGGAATTCCTCTTGAAGGACAGAGCAAATTCACGTTTTGGCATATCCTATTCTTTGCTTGGTTTTGCAATATGGGCATGCATATCGGAATGGCAGATATGTCCATCTTACGCTATGCCAAGAAGTGGACGTATGGTTTTTCCACTACGGGAGGTGTATTTTTAGGGCATTTCATAGCATGGATGGCTTCTGGGATTTTGTATTCACTCTTCCTTTTGGAGTCACAGGGCAGCTTGGTATTTGCTCCAGGCCCCATCGCCTACGAAGCTGCCGGAATAGCAGGTGCTGTTTGTGTGGTGATTGCCGGTTGGACCACTGCAAACCCAACGCTTTACAGAGCGGGACTTGCCATCCAATCCATTAACCCCAAATGGAAGACCTGGAAGGTTACGCTCTTTGTAGGATTGGTAACCACGATCGCAGCTTGCTTTCCAGCTTTGGTAATGCAGTTATTAGAATTCGTAGCTCTCTATGGGCTGATCTTGATGCCGCTCGGTGCGGTTATATTCTTGGATGTATTTGTCTTTCCGAAAATGGGACTCGCAAGCAATTATGCAGAATTGACCAAGTCACATTTCAATCCGGCTGTGGGAATCACCTGGGCCATATCACTGGTCTTCTGTCTGGGACTGAATATCTGGGGAGGAATTGAAATCTTCTTTCTTGGACTTCCGGGCTGGTTTGTAGCTGTTTTTGTTTACCTACTTGCTTCAAAAGCTATTCAGAAAAAAGTAATATCTGTTTCTCCTACTCTCCCCTTAACTTATTGA
- a CDS encoding RNA polymerase sigma-70 factor produces MTEELLQPSNTLTLVDEQAFETVFKTYFKPLHAYASAILKESEPAEEIVQSVFLKLWEKRESLEINSSIKAYLYRSVYHDSLNYINHQKVKRKHWEHTHYEMTQGKPDQVGEQIRGQENELHERFQLALEKLPEKCRMVFNLSRFEELKYQEIADRLGISLKTVEAHMGKALKTLRVELAEFLPLLLLFLINLWKP; encoded by the coding sequence GTGACAGAAGAACTACTACAACCGTCAAATACCCTTACGCTCGTCGATGAACAGGCATTTGAAACCGTGTTCAAAACTTACTTTAAGCCCTTGCATGCCTATGCCTCTGCTATACTGAAAGAGTCCGAACCTGCCGAGGAAATCGTCCAGAGTGTATTTCTTAAACTTTGGGAAAAGCGGGAATCTCTTGAAATAAACAGCTCCATAAAAGCTTATCTCTACCGGTCTGTGTATCATGACAGTCTGAACTACATCAATCATCAGAAAGTGAAAAGAAAGCATTGGGAACATACGCATTACGAAATGACTCAGGGAAAACCTGATCAAGTCGGCGAGCAGATCAGAGGCCAAGAAAATGAGCTGCATGAACGGTTTCAATTGGCACTGGAAAAGCTGCCGGAGAAATGCCGAATGGTTTTTAATCTCAGCAGATTTGAGGAATTGAAATATCAGGAAATAGCCGATCGGCTTGGGATTTCGCTCAAAACGGTGGAAGCACATATGGGCAAAGCACTGAAAACACTCCGGGTAGAACTGGCTGAGTTTCTTCCTTTGCTTTTACTTTTTCTGATAAATCTATGGAAACCATGA
- a CDS encoding sugar isomerase gives MKLTSDQIQDQNLLKLSEHARNFEFLATSLDKKGYKVEELISKLQALQIAIPSWALGTGGTRFGRFSGGGEPATLIQKIQDVGILHALNQSSNAVSLHIPWDIPNDYQSIKESASEVGIGFDAVNSNTFQDQTNQVQSYKFGSLANSESAVRELAVEHNKQVIEIGEKLGSKALTVWLADGSSFPGQHSLRKSLENTHLSLQEIYKDVPEDWKLLIEYKPYEPYFYSTVIQDWGTSFLLANKLGKKAYTLVDLGHHLPNTNIEQIVATLMTEGKLGGFHFNDSKYGDDDLTVGSIKPYQLFLIFQELVKGFEETNNPPLSWMIDASHNLKDPMEDLIQSVQAIKLAYAQALLVDSKSLEAAQETHDVTGAQEILQDAYRTDLRPLLAEAIRRSGGAIDPIGSFRNLKVRESLINERGLKSVASGL, from the coding sequence ATGAAACTTACATCAGATCAAATACAAGATCAGAATTTATTAAAATTAAGCGAGCATGCCCGAAACTTTGAATTCCTGGCAACAAGCCTGGACAAGAAAGGCTACAAGGTTGAAGAACTGATTTCCAAGCTTCAAGCCTTGCAAATAGCTATCCCGAGCTGGGCATTGGGAACCGGCGGAACCCGGTTTGGACGATTCTCCGGCGGTGGAGAACCAGCGACCCTGATCCAAAAAATCCAGGATGTAGGAATTCTTCATGCACTTAATCAATCCAGCAATGCAGTTTCTCTTCATATACCCTGGGATATACCCAATGATTACCAATCCATTAAAGAAAGTGCTTCAGAAGTAGGAATCGGCTTCGATGCCGTAAATTCAAATACGTTTCAGGATCAGACCAATCAAGTTCAAAGCTACAAATTCGGTTCCTTGGCCAATTCTGAATCCGCCGTTCGTGAGTTGGCTGTAGAGCACAATAAGCAAGTAATCGAGATTGGAGAGAAATTGGGTTCCAAAGCATTGACAGTCTGGCTGGCGGATGGAAGCAGTTTTCCCGGTCAGCATAGCCTCAGAAAATCTCTGGAAAACACGCATTTGTCCCTACAGGAAATCTATAAAGATGTGCCTGAAGACTGGAAACTCCTTATTGAGTACAAGCCCTATGAGCCCTATTTCTACAGCACAGTCATCCAGGATTGGGGAACTTCATTTCTCCTGGCCAATAAACTAGGCAAAAAAGCGTATACGCTTGTGGATCTTGGTCACCACTTACCCAATACAAATATTGAACAGATTGTGGCCACGCTCATGACAGAAGGAAAATTGGGCGGGTTCCACTTCAATGATTCCAAATATGGGGATGATGACCTGACCGTAGGCAGCATCAAACCATACCAGTTATTCTTGATTTTTCAGGAACTGGTGAAGGGTTTTGAAGAAACCAATAATCCCCCACTTTCCTGGATGATCGATGCCAGTCATAATCTGAAGGATCCTATGGAAGACCTGATTCAATCCGTTCAGGCAATTAAGCTTGCTTATGCACAAGCACTTTTAGTGGATAGCAAATCTTTGGAAGCTGCACAGGAAACTCATGATGTGACCGGGGCACAAGAAATATTGCAGGATGCCTATAGAACCGATCTTCGTCCTTTACTTGCTGAAGCCATACGCAGGTCAGGCGGAGCAATTGATCCAATCGGTTCATTTAGAAATCTTAAAGTAAGGGAATCACTAATCAATGAAAGAGGCTTAAAATCAGTAGCTTCTGGGTTATAA
- a CDS encoding FecR family protein: MNEEQLIKYLLQESDVEESKAVQEWIESDPVNKKQFEEVKWVWNSGKLLLEKSDVDENEAWGKFIKLRDKKTGSTPKQNQRFLHSNLFRYAAAITLLLVSAWVYSIFLPQSGRAYFSTIELQSENLPVEIPLLDGTRVTLNKNTSLHYSQKLFAKERKVSMKGGEAFFDVKRNEQKPFVIQAEKVQITVLGTSFHVKNTGNTTEVIVITGSVQVEINGNKELLIPEEKLSVNQQTGDMEKSSPENSLYNYYVSKKFQADRIPLQDLVAILNEAYDTDIVITKEELKNLPITTTLEYGSLSKNLDVIRETLNLKISQRDQTILIE, translated from the coding sequence ATGAACGAAGAACAATTAATCAAATATTTGCTTCAGGAAAGCGATGTAGAGGAATCCAAAGCTGTGCAGGAATGGATCGAAAGTGATCCCGTGAATAAAAAGCAATTTGAAGAAGTAAAGTGGGTGTGGAACTCCGGCAAACTCTTGCTGGAAAAAAGTGACGTGGATGAGAATGAAGCCTGGGGAAAATTCATCAAACTAAGAGATAAAAAAACAGGCAGTACACCCAAGCAAAATCAACGCTTTTTACATAGCAATCTGTTCAGATACGCTGCTGCCATCACCTTGCTTTTAGTATCGGCTTGGGTATATTCTATTTTTCTTCCCCAGTCTGGAAGAGCTTACTTCAGTACTATTGAACTTCAGTCAGAAAATCTTCCTGTTGAGATTCCTCTGCTGGATGGCACTAGAGTTACTCTGAATAAAAATACCAGCTTGCACTACTCACAGAAGCTTTTTGCCAAAGAAAGAAAAGTGAGCATGAAGGGTGGAGAAGCATTTTTTGATGTGAAGAGAAATGAGCAAAAGCCTTTTGTAATACAAGCTGAGAAAGTTCAAATTACTGTACTGGGAACTAGTTTTCATGTCAAAAATACAGGAAACACCACTGAAGTAATTGTCATCACTGGCTCTGTACAAGTCGAAATCAATGGTAATAAAGAATTACTTATTCCGGAAGAAAAGCTTTCGGTGAATCAACAAACAGGGGATATGGAAAAAAGTAGTCCTGAAAACTCCCTTTACAATTACTATGTAAGCAAGAAATTTCAGGCGGATAGGATTCCATTACAAGATTTGGTAGCCATATTGAATGAGGCCTATGACACTGACATTGTGATCACAAAAGAAGAACTCAAAAACTTGCCTATTACCACTACCTTAGAGTATGGCTCACTCAGTAAGAATCTGGATGTGATCAGGGAAACCCTGAATTTGAAAATTTCCCAGCGCGATCAAACCATCCTCATCGAGTAG
- a CDS encoding acyl carrier protein yields MGKYSQLRKITQIFGEYGIVLTGARKHDHFIFDLRMDKIFLNGLIFELEYALNKELEDHKVFQIDAPSQLIALLLD; encoded by the coding sequence ATGGGAAAATATAGCCAACTCCGAAAAATCACCCAAATTTTTGGCGAATACGGAATAGTATTGACAGGAGCAAGAAAACACGATCACTTCATCTTCGACCTGAGAATGGATAAAATCTTCCTGAATGGATTGATTTTCGAACTGGAATACGCCCTTAATAAGGAGCTGGAAGATCATAAAGTTTTCCAGATCGATGCTCCTTCCCAATTGATCGCTTTGCTGCTCGATTGA